The proteins below are encoded in one region of Thioalkalivibrio sp. K90mix:
- the rsxD gene encoding electron transport complex subunit RsxD, with product MRFRTQSSPHVIPAHSVGGVMQQVLMALVPGTLAMTWFFGWGVLVNVLLGVLFAVAFEAAMVAARKRPVMATLADNSAIVTGWLFALAIPPLAPFWVTLIGIAFAIIVAKHLYGGLGYNPFNPAMVGYVVVLVSFPREMALWPAPSTLPESPLTLLQTLQTVLTGSLPGAQAWDAVTRATPLDAMREGLVSGRTVGEITASPLFGSFTETGWEWVGNFFLLGGLYLLFRRIIHWHIPVAVILGVAIPAGFFWLLDPDSFASPAFHVFSGAVIIGAFFIATDPVSASTTPLGRILYGAGIGVLIFVIRTWGGYPDAVAFAVLLMNMVAPTLDHLTRPRIFGRTRGGPPSGDGRA from the coding sequence ATGCGCTTTCGCACGCAATCCTCGCCGCACGTGATCCCCGCGCACTCCGTGGGCGGCGTGATGCAGCAGGTGCTGATGGCGCTGGTGCCCGGGACCCTGGCGATGACCTGGTTCTTCGGCTGGGGTGTACTGGTCAACGTCCTGCTGGGCGTGCTGTTCGCCGTGGCCTTCGAGGCGGCGATGGTCGCCGCGCGCAAGCGGCCCGTCATGGCCACACTGGCGGACAACTCCGCGATCGTCACCGGCTGGCTGTTCGCGCTGGCGATCCCGCCACTGGCGCCGTTCTGGGTCACGTTAATCGGTATTGCATTCGCGATCATTGTCGCCAAGCACCTGTACGGCGGGCTGGGCTACAACCCGTTCAACCCCGCAATGGTCGGCTATGTCGTCGTGCTGGTCTCGTTCCCGCGCGAAATGGCGCTCTGGCCGGCCCCCAGCACGCTGCCGGAATCCCCGCTCACCCTGCTGCAGACCCTGCAGACGGTCCTGACCGGCAGTCTCCCCGGCGCCCAGGCGTGGGACGCGGTCACGCGCGCCACCCCGCTCGACGCGATGCGCGAGGGGCTGGTCTCCGGGCGCACGGTTGGCGAGATCACGGCCAGCCCGCTGTTCGGAAGCTTCACCGAGACCGGCTGGGAATGGGTCGGCAACTTCTTCCTGCTGGGTGGGCTGTACCTGCTGTTCCGTCGGATCATCCACTGGCACATCCCGGTGGCGGTGATCCTGGGCGTGGCCATCCCGGCCGGCTTCTTCTGGCTGCTGGACCCGGACTCGTTCGCCTCGCCGGCCTTCCACGTGTTTTCCGGGGCGGTGATCATCGGGGCCTTTTTTATCGCCACCGATCCGGTCTCCGCGTCCACCACCCCTCTGGGTCGCATCCTCTACGGCGCCGGGATCGGCGTGCTGATCTTTGTGATCCGCACCTGGGGTGGCTACCCGGACGCAGTCGCGTTCGCCGTGCTGCTGATGAACATGGTCGCCCCGACGCTCGACCACCTGACACGACCGCGGATCTTCGGGCGCACCCGCGGCGGGCCGCCGTCAGGGGACGGTCGTGCCTGA
- the rsxG gene encoding electron transport complex subunit RsxG codes for MPDLKPRDILIATVLLAGFAAAGAGLVALVQEGTEARIADNRMEVNRSRIAELTGDLDYANDPVHDAVALSDERLGGDNLPAWFARDADDNVMGIVFSAVARDGYSGDIHLLIGVDRDGELLGVRVSSHRETPGLGDAIEAERSDWIHGFEGRSLGDPSPGDWAVRRDGGVFDQFTGATITPRAVVRAVRRTLEYFDNYRDDLLSTSPEEEEGAVVEPIGND; via the coding sequence GTGCCTGACCTGAAGCCGCGCGACATCCTGATCGCCACCGTCCTGCTGGCCGGATTTGCGGCGGCCGGCGCGGGTCTGGTCGCGCTGGTGCAGGAAGGCACGGAGGCCCGCATCGCGGACAACCGCATGGAGGTCAACCGCAGCCGCATCGCGGAGCTCACCGGCGACCTCGATTACGCCAATGATCCGGTGCACGACGCAGTGGCCCTGAGTGACGAGCGTCTGGGCGGCGACAACCTGCCCGCGTGGTTCGCACGCGACGCAGACGACAACGTCATGGGCATCGTGTTCTCGGCGGTCGCGCGTGACGGCTACAGCGGTGACATCCACCTGCTGATCGGCGTGGACCGCGACGGTGAACTGCTGGGCGTGCGTGTCTCCAGCCACCGCGAGACGCCGGGCCTGGGAGACGCGATCGAGGCCGAACGCTCCGACTGGATCCACGGCTTCGAGGGCCGCTCCCTGGGCGACCCCTCGCCCGGCGACTGGGCGGTGCGCCGCGATGGCGGCGTGTTCGACCAGTTTACCGGCGCCACCATTACCCCGCGTGCGGTGGTTCGCGCCGTCCGCCGCACACTGGAATACTTCGACAACTATCGCGATGACCTGCTCTCGACCTCGCCGGAGGAAGAGGAAGGTGCGGTGGTCGAACCAATAGGGAACGACTGA
- a CDS encoding electron transport complex subunit E, producing the protein MNPTLTDIIRDGLWNNNPGLVQLLGLCPLLAISGTMVNAIGLGIATTLTLLLSNVLVSMIRRHARPEIRIPVYVLIIASIVTAIELAMNAWFHGLFLILGIFIPLIVTNCAIIGRAEAFASRNSVPRAALDGLMMGLGFTGVLIALGALREVLGQGTLMDNAHLLFGEWGHAMTIQIYPSEHGFLLALLPPGAFMAMGLLIAAKNWIDQHTATEPEPAAEESRAEASETT; encoded by the coding sequence ATGAACCCGACCCTGACCGACATCATTCGCGACGGCCTGTGGAACAACAACCCGGGCCTGGTCCAGCTGCTCGGCCTGTGCCCGCTGCTGGCGATCTCCGGGACGATGGTCAACGCCATCGGCCTGGGCATCGCGACCACCCTGACGCTGCTGCTGTCGAACGTCCTAGTCTCGATGATCCGCCGCCACGCCCGTCCGGAGATCCGTATCCCGGTGTACGTGCTGATCATCGCCTCCATCGTGACCGCGATCGAACTGGCGATGAACGCCTGGTTCCACGGCCTGTTCCTGATCCTCGGCATCTTCATCCCGCTGATTGTCACCAACTGCGCGATTATCGGCCGCGCGGAGGCCTTCGCCTCGCGCAACTCGGTCCCGCGCGCCGCGCTGGACGGTCTGATGATGGGGCTGGGCTTTACCGGCGTACTGATTGCGCTGGGCGCGCTGCGCGAGGTCCTGGGCCAGGGCACGCTGATGGACAACGCCCACCTGCTGTTCGGCGAGTGGGGGCACGCGATGACCATCCAGATCTACCCGTCCGAACACGGGTTCCTGCTGGCCCTGCTGCCGCCGGGCGCGTTCATGGCCATGGGCCTGCTGATCGCCGCCAAGAACTGGATCGACCAGCACACGGCGACCGAGCCGGAGCCCGCCGCGGAGGAATCCCGCGCCGAGGCCTCCGAAACCACCTGA
- a CDS encoding YjfB family protein, producing the protein MDASAIASQATQMSQQNIAAQKDVAVQKKAMESEEMAAQGLLQAMPNISEMQATSQGLPDHVGNNVDTTA; encoded by the coding sequence ATGGATGCCAGTGCGATTGCCAGCCAGGCCACGCAGATGAGCCAGCAGAACATCGCCGCGCAAAAGGATGTGGCGGTACAGAAAAAGGCCATGGAATCGGAAGAGATGGCGGCACAGGGCCTGTTGCAGGCCATGCCGAACATCAGCGAGATGCAGGCGACCTCCCAGGGCCTGCCCGACCACGTGGGCAATAACGTCGACACGACCGCCTGA
- a CDS encoding class I SAM-dependent methyltransferase: MRGVEQIPWLYDALMGLADALGFRGWRRRLVAGAGGLVLELGCGTGRNLPLYSASTHVVALDPDLAALRRARERAPGALFVVARAEALPFADARFDTVVSGLVFCSVQDPEQGLAEIRRVLGTEGQLRMLEHVRHTRPSLAWVQDRVQPTWTCVTGGCHPNRDTEAVVERAGFVIEAEDRESRGVMRRFAARPDPLEAARAEKTSPMP, translated from the coding sequence ATGCGTGGAGTGGAACAGATTCCCTGGCTTTATGACGCCCTGATGGGGCTGGCGGACGCGCTTGGTTTCCGTGGCTGGCGCCGCCGTCTCGTCGCGGGGGCAGGGGGGCTCGTCCTCGAGCTGGGCTGTGGCACGGGCCGCAATCTTCCCCTGTATTCCGCCTCGACGCATGTCGTCGCGCTCGATCCAGACCTGGCGGCCCTGCGTCGGGCGCGCGAACGCGCGCCCGGGGCCCTTTTCGTGGTCGCCCGGGCCGAGGCATTGCCATTTGCCGATGCACGGTTCGACACGGTTGTGTCGGGGCTGGTGTTCTGTTCGGTTCAGGACCCGGAGCAGGGGCTGGCGGAGATCCGCCGTGTGCTGGGCACCGAGGGTCAGTTGCGCATGCTCGAGCATGTGCGGCACACGCGCCCGAGCCTGGCCTGGGTGCAGGATCGCGTGCAACCGACCTGGACCTGTGTGACCGGGGGTTGCCACCCGAACCGCGATACCGAGGCGGTGGTGGAGCGCGCCGGGTTCGTAATCGAGGCGGAGGATCGCGAGTCGCGCGGGGTTATGCGGCGGTTCGCCGCCCGCCCGGACCCGCTCGAGGCCGCACGCGCCGAAAAAACTTCACCCATGCCCTAA
- a CDS encoding uracil-xanthine permease family protein codes for MTESSQSKILYEVDDRPPIGKCALSALQSLILVAPTIILAPLILARTIGLDLAATQWTVFAALIGSALATLVQVRRVGPVGSGYLIFMGTSTAYLAVGIEAAMVGGMALVATLAILSAPAQLLFARYLGLFRRIITPTVSGVVIMLLVLTVIPSTADMMHGEGEYEGTWRALVVALFTLGFTILLAIFGGRMLRLWAPIIGLGVGVAVAVAFNVTDFSRVADAAWLGLPPLEWPGFNFEFSTAWFTLLLTFIIVTLVGSVESVGDTMVAQRNSHRIPRKVDYDRVRGGLYADGVGNMIAGGLGTLPNTTYGIGVSSIELTGMAARRVGYYFAGFLALVALIPKLKMVMISLPGPVFGAFLLILLALLFVAGIRLCAQDGLSYQSGLIIGVAFSTGFLFQNQLFFHHLIPDALGPFMNNSVTTGGTVAVAISLIFNLRPRPRRHSTFAPEAESLPQIQAMAREFGESLSLPEKQSVKLQVALEEVFMHLSEQAASEPGRSRPVDVRLEREGEHLAVEMIDRSAAAEVDEASLRKARQWGHNDEQSLRELGLYLLNSLAQDVRHLRMAGVNYISFGIPLRPM; via the coding sequence ATGACCGAATCCTCGCAATCGAAGATTCTCTACGAGGTGGATGACCGTCCGCCGATCGGGAAATGCGCGCTCAGCGCCCTTCAGAGTCTGATCCTGGTCGCCCCGACCATTATCCTCGCGCCCCTGATTCTGGCGCGCACCATCGGCCTCGACCTGGCCGCCACCCAGTGGACCGTCTTTGCCGCACTCATCGGCAGTGCGCTCGCCACGCTGGTCCAGGTTCGTCGCGTCGGGCCGGTCGGTTCGGGCTACCTGATCTTCATGGGCACCTCGACCGCGTATCTGGCCGTCGGCATCGAGGCGGCCATGGTCGGCGGCATGGCGCTGGTCGCGACGCTGGCCATCCTGTCCGCACCCGCACAGTTACTGTTCGCCCGCTACCTGGGCCTGTTCCGGCGCATCATAACGCCGACCGTCAGCGGGGTCGTGATCATGCTGCTGGTGCTGACCGTGATCCCGTCCACGGCCGACATGATGCATGGAGAAGGCGAGTACGAGGGCACCTGGCGCGCCCTGGTCGTCGCCCTGTTTACGCTCGGGTTCACCATCCTGCTGGCGATCTTCGGCGGTCGCATGCTGCGCCTTTGGGCACCCATCATCGGGCTCGGGGTCGGCGTCGCGGTGGCGGTTGCATTCAACGTCACGGACTTTTCCAGGGTCGCGGACGCCGCCTGGCTGGGTCTGCCGCCACTGGAATGGCCGGGCTTCAACTTCGAGTTCTCGACCGCCTGGTTCACACTACTTCTGACCTTCATCATCGTCACGCTGGTCGGATCGGTCGAGTCGGTGGGCGACACCATGGTCGCGCAACGCAACTCCCACCGGATCCCGCGCAAGGTTGATTACGACCGCGTGCGCGGCGGCCTCTATGCGGACGGGGTCGGCAACATGATCGCCGGCGGCCTGGGTACGCTGCCAAACACCACCTACGGGATCGGCGTGTCCTCGATCGAGCTGACCGGCATGGCTGCGCGGCGCGTCGGCTACTACTTCGCCGGCTTCCTCGCCCTGGTCGCACTCATCCCCAAACTCAAAATGGTGATGATCTCGCTCCCCGGCCCGGTCTTTGGAGCCTTCCTGCTGATCCTTCTGGCGCTGCTGTTCGTGGCCGGCATTCGCCTGTGCGCACAGGACGGCCTGAGCTACCAGAGCGGGCTGATCATCGGCGTGGCGTTCTCCACCGGCTTCCTGTTCCAGAACCAGTTGTTCTTCCATCACTTGATCCCGGACGCGCTGGGGCCGTTCATGAACAACAGCGTGACCACCGGCGGCACCGTCGCGGTCGCCATCAGCCTGATCTTCAACCTGCGCCCGCGCCCACGACGCCACAGCACCTTCGCGCCCGAGGCCGAATCCCTGCCGCAGATCCAGGCCATGGCGCGGGAGTTCGGCGAGAGCCTGAGTCTGCCGGAGAAGCAGTCCGTCAAGCTGCAGGTGGCCCTGGAAGAGGTGTTCATGCACCTGTCCGAACAAGCCGCCAGCGAGCCGGGGCGCAGCCGCCCGGTGGATGTCCGTCTGGAACGCGAGGGCGAACACCTCGCGGTGGAGATGATCGACCGCAGTGCGGCGGCCGAAGTCGACGAGGCCTCGCTGCGCAAGGCCCGGCAATGGGGTCACAACGACGAGCAGTCCCTGCGCGAACTGGGGCTGTACCTGCTGAATAGCCTCGCACAGGATGTGCGACACCTGCGCATGGCCGGGGTCAACTACATCTCGTTCGGTATCCCGCTGCGCCCGATGTAA
- the folE gene encoding GTP cyclohydrolase I FolE, which yields MAQNKDLSMQADARTADEPVTSAADGRPLPAPEALARHYREILAGLNEDPNREGLLDTPMRAAKAMQYLTRGYHQDLDTIVNGALFSSDNDEMVLLRDIELYSLCEHHLLPIIGKVHVAYLPNGKVIGLSKIARIVDMFAARLQIQENMTRQIAEALMQVTDAKGVGVVVDAKHMCMTMRGVEKQHSSMATSVMLGAFRKDARTRREFLNLIHGSRD from the coding sequence ATGGCACAGAACAAGGACCTATCGATGCAAGCAGATGCCCGTACCGCGGACGAACCCGTGACCAGCGCCGCCGATGGGCGGCCGCTGCCGGCCCCCGAGGCGCTGGCCCGTCATTACCGCGAGATCCTCGCCGGCCTGAATGAAGACCCGAACCGCGAGGGCCTGCTGGATACGCCGATGCGGGCGGCCAAGGCGATGCAGTACCTGACCCGTGGCTATCACCAGGATCTCGACACGATCGTCAACGGGGCGTTGTTCAGCTCCGATAACGACGAGATGGTGCTGCTGCGCGATATCGAGCTGTACTCGCTGTGCGAGCATCACCTGTTGCCGATCATCGGCAAGGTGCATGTCGCCTACCTGCCGAATGGCAAGGTGATCGGCCTCTCCAAGATCGCGCGCATTGTCGATATGTTCGCCGCGCGCCTGCAGATCCAGGAAAACATGACCCGGCAGATCGCCGAGGCGTTGATGCAGGTCACCGATGCCAAGGGCGTGGGTGTGGTCGTGGACGCCAAGCACATGTGCATGACCATGCGCGGGGTGGAGAAGCAGCACTCCTCGATGGCGACGTCGGTGATGCTGGGTGCGTTCCGCAAGGATGCGCGCACCCGTCGCGAGTTCCTCAACCTGATCCACGGCTCTCGCGACTGA
- a CDS encoding DUF3429 domain-containing protein — translation MNDVVQAMSDWPREVREALARYEVVAITSGLSDVRDAEALLEAMLPGRWVRLEWGMGSAHSREQFHALQQATGADVLPYFVARDGAIGGLPELREYLGARAVAAGANRGPRDAAERAGQTQRSQEALAPMLQVLGYGGLIPFVALGIGTWMAQPEWQVFALEALAFYGAVILSFLGAIHWGLYLADREHRVGPLSAPVWAVVPAILAWLTLLQPLPEALMTLAVLFLGALWVDRLSLRGRPLPRGYLGMRLVLTAGAIVSLASGLAVIMGR, via the coding sequence ATGAACGACGTTGTCCAGGCCATGAGCGACTGGCCCCGCGAGGTGCGCGAGGCACTGGCGCGGTACGAGGTCGTGGCGATTACGTCGGGGTTGTCCGATGTGCGCGATGCCGAGGCGCTGCTGGAGGCGATGCTCCCGGGACGCTGGGTGCGCCTGGAGTGGGGCATGGGCTCTGCTCACAGCCGCGAGCAGTTTCATGCCCTGCAGCAGGCGACTGGAGCCGATGTGTTGCCCTATTTCGTTGCGCGGGACGGTGCAATCGGGGGGCTCCCCGAGTTGCGCGAATACCTCGGCGCGCGGGCTGTCGCGGCCGGGGCCAACCGAGGCCCGCGTGACGCCGCGGAACGGGCCGGGCAAACGCAACGGTCCCAGGAAGCCTTGGCACCGATGCTTCAGGTGCTGGGATACGGAGGGCTAATCCCCTTTGTGGCCCTGGGCATCGGGACGTGGATGGCCCAGCCGGAATGGCAGGTTTTCGCGCTCGAGGCCCTGGCGTTTTATGGTGCCGTTATCCTGTCGTTTCTCGGGGCGATCCACTGGGGGCTTTACCTGGCGGATCGCGAACACCGGGTGGGCCCGCTGTCGGCGCCCGTGTGGGCGGTGGTCCCGGCGATCCTCGCCTGGCTTACGTTGCTGCAACCGTTGCCCGAGGCACTGATGACCCTGGCCGTGCTGTTTCTGGGGGCGCTGTGGGTGGACCGCCTGAGCCTGCGTGGGCGGCCGTTGCCGCGTGGGTACCTGGGGATGCGCCTGGTGCTGACCGCGGGGGCCATCGTATCGCTGGCCTCTGGGCTGGCCGTTATCATGGGGCGCTGA
- a CDS encoding glutathione peroxidase codes for MRRASRFLVVIGLLWTGLASSAAAGEAGALCPASLDFEMRPLTASEPVRLCERHAGQVLLVVNTASQCGFTPQYEGLEALNAELHEQGFSVLGFPSGDFAGQEYEDEADIAEFCRSNYGIQFPMYEKVHASRRHAAPGTLYHYLGTAAGEFPSWNFHKYLIGRDGEVLASFGTRVTPEDRRLRAAIEAAL; via the coding sequence ATGCGCAGGGCGAGTCGGTTCCTTGTGGTGATAGGGCTGTTGTGGACAGGCCTGGCGTCTAGCGCGGCGGCGGGCGAGGCGGGGGCGCTGTGCCCCGCGAGCCTCGACTTCGAGATGCGTCCGCTGACCGCATCCGAACCCGTGCGTCTTTGCGAGCGCCATGCCGGTCAAGTGCTGCTGGTGGTCAATACGGCAAGCCAGTGCGGTTTCACCCCGCAATACGAGGGCCTGGAGGCGTTGAACGCGGAACTTCACGAGCAAGGGTTCAGTGTGCTGGGGTTCCCCTCGGGTGACTTCGCCGGGCAGGAATACGAGGACGAGGCCGATATCGCCGAATTCTGCCGCTCCAACTACGGCATCCAGTTCCCGATGTACGAGAAGGTGCATGCCTCGCGGCGTCACGCGGCGCCCGGTACGCTTTATCACTATCTGGGGACCGCGGCGGGCGAGTTTCCGTCCTGGAATTTCCACAAGTACCTGATCGGGCGCGACGGCGAGGTGCTGGCCTCGTTCGGCACACGGGTGACACCCGAAGACCGACGTCTGCGCGCCGCGATCGAGGCTGCCCTATGA
- a CDS encoding NAD(P)/FAD-dependent oxidoreductase: MSTSRIAVIGGGIAGLASSWILQSRHQVRLFEAAPELGGHAHTIEVPDPEGPTHLDTGFVVYNERNYPLLTRLFRDLDVPTQQTDMSFSCSRQPHGVEYAGSDLNTLFAQRRNLLNPRFLRMGADILRFNHLGHRLFERGETPQGTLDHFLSRHRFGRGFREDYLLPMAAAIWSAPPESIREFPSASFLRFFRNHGLLDLRDRPQWRTVRGGSREYVQRLAARLEPRSVIHEAVRAVIPEGGQWRVLTAERSEGFDRVVFACHANDARRLLGRTMPALDGLLADCRFQENRAIVHTDATLMPRSRRVWSSWNYLSGRTTQPGERVSVSYWMNRLHNLERRRDYVISLNPWREPHPTAVLGEHLWEHPVMDAPAEIARQRLMDRQGQDGLHFAGAWMGDGFHEDGLRSAVAIGEAMGIAPPWDSTPSATPAPVAVDSEPVNGGGATPTAAPAARPEDA; encoded by the coding sequence ATGAGCACCTCTCGCATCGCTGTCATCGGCGGTGGCATCGCCGGCCTGGCCAGCAGCTGGATCCTGCAGTCGCGCCACCAGGTGCGTCTGTTCGAGGCGGCGCCCGAACTGGGCGGTCACGCCCACACCATCGAGGTACCCGACCCGGAGGGCCCCACTCACCTCGACACCGGATTCGTGGTGTACAACGAGCGCAACTACCCGCTGCTGACGCGCCTGTTCCGCGACCTGGACGTGCCGACCCAGCAGACCGACATGTCATTCTCGTGTTCCCGGCAACCCCACGGCGTGGAGTACGCCGGCAGTGACCTGAACACCCTGTTCGCGCAGCGGCGCAACCTGCTCAACCCGCGCTTTCTGCGCATGGGCGCCGACATCCTGCGCTTCAATCACCTGGGGCATCGACTGTTCGAGCGCGGCGAGACCCCGCAGGGCACACTGGATCACTTTCTCTCGCGACACCGTTTCGGTCGTGGCTTCCGCGAGGACTACCTGTTGCCGATGGCCGCCGCGATCTGGTCCGCGCCGCCGGAGTCCATCCGCGAGTTCCCGTCCGCGAGTTTCCTGCGGTTCTTTCGCAACCACGGGCTGCTGGACCTGCGCGACCGCCCGCAGTGGCGCACCGTGCGCGGTGGCAGCCGCGAATATGTGCAGCGCCTCGCCGCGCGGCTCGAGCCGCGTAGCGTCATCCACGAGGCCGTCCGCGCCGTGATCCCCGAAGGCGGCCAGTGGCGTGTGCTGACCGCGGAGCGCTCCGAGGGATTCGATCGAGTCGTGTTCGCCTGTCATGCGAACGACGCCCGCCGCCTCCTGGGGCGAACCATGCCCGCGCTCGACGGCCTGCTGGCGGACTGCCGCTTCCAGGAAAACCGCGCCATCGTGCATACCGACGCCACCCTGATGCCCCGCTCACGCCGCGTCTGGTCCTCGTGGAACTACCTGAGCGGACGCACCACGCAGCCTGGTGAACGGGTTTCGGTCTCCTACTGGATGAACCGCCTGCACAACCTGGAACGTCGCCGCGACTACGTGATCAGCCTGAACCCCTGGCGCGAGCCCCACCCCACCGCAGTGCTTGGCGAGCACCTTTGGGAACATCCCGTAATGGATGCCCCCGCCGAGATCGCACGCCAGCGCCTGATGGACCGCCAGGGCCAGGACGGACTCCATTTCGCCGGGGCCTGGATGGGCGACGGCTTCCACGAGGACGGGCTGCGCTCCGCCGTCGCGATCGGCGAGGCGATGGGCATCGCGCCCCCTTGGGACTCCACGCCGAGTGCTACACCCGCGCCGGTGGCGGTGGATTCGGAGCCGGTCAACGGCGGTGGCGCGACGCCGACCGCGGCACCGGCTGCGCGCCCCGAGGATGCCTGA
- a CDS encoding DUF1365 domain-containing protein — MDAALVYTSVVHQRIAAPAYRFRYTVIAALFDIDRLEATAARCRAFSLNRFNLFSLHTRDHGPRDGRPWRPWIESRLAEHGIELAGGTIHLLAMPRVFGHAFNPLSAWFAYHADGGLRGVLLEVRNTFGEHHHYLLHEGGCTMTTPVRQEKDKAFHVSPFIDMDARYAFAISPARMERGATVRLAIRETQAGSPFLIATQHGRLRDFSDQTLRAALLHQPWMTLKVLPLIHWQALKIWLRGGRYHPRPAPPQKEMH; from the coding sequence ATGGACGCGGCCCTCGTCTACACATCGGTTGTGCACCAGCGCATTGCGGCGCCGGCGTACCGCTTTCGCTATACGGTGATCGCCGCGCTGTTCGACATTGATCGCCTGGAGGCCACCGCGGCCCGCTGCCGCGCTTTCTCCCTGAATCGTTTCAACCTGTTCAGCCTGCATACCCGCGACCACGGCCCCCGCGACGGTCGCCCCTGGCGGCCCTGGATCGAGTCCCGTCTCGCGGAGCACGGCATTGAGCTCGCGGGCGGCACGATCCACCTGCTCGCGATGCCGCGCGTATTCGGGCACGCGTTCAACCCGCTCAGCGCCTGGTTCGCCTATCACGCGGATGGCGGGTTGCGTGGCGTGTTGCTGGAAGTCCGCAACACCTTCGGCGAGCACCACCACTACCTGCTGCACGAAGGCGGGTGCACCATGACCACGCCGGTACGCCAGGAGAAGGACAAGGCCTTTCATGTATCCCCGTTCATCGACATGGATGCGCGCTACGCCTTCGCGATCTCGCCCGCACGCATGGAACGCGGAGCCACCGTGCGCCTCGCAATTCGCGAGACCCAGGCGGGTTCGCCGTTCCTGATCGCGACCCAGCACGGTCGTCTGCGCGACTTCAGCGACCAGACCCTGCGGGCCGCACTGCTTCACCAGCCGTGGATGACCCTCAAGGTCCTGCCACTGATTCACTGGCAGGCGCTCAAGATCTGGCTGCGCGGCGGACGCTACCACCCGCGCCCCGCGCCGCCGCAAAAGGAGATGCACTGA
- a CDS encoding cyclopropane-fatty-acyl-phospholipid synthase family protein encodes MSVEQGSATTDFATRRHRALQLIARTLRGLEQGQLTLVGPRGERELVQGAQPGREAIWHLKRPWRTLLRILRHGDLGFAEGYIAGDWNTPDLKGLLHLATDNEAALADLAARPLVQRQLDALRHWWHRNSRRGSRANIRFHYDLGNDFYRLWLDPSMSYSAALFSRGDEALESAQQRKYERLLEQLDAAPGSHILEIGCRWGGFAELAARRGHQVTAITLSQEQLDYARERIERAGLSARVKLRLQDYRDTTGQFDHVVSIEMFEAVGQRWWSRFFETVRRCLRPGGRAALQVITIDESAFEYYRNNADFIQLYVFPGGMLPSVPRFNEAARKAGLEVGDQRFFGLDYAETLRRWDREVRQAEPVIEALGYAPEFLRMWRYYLAYCEVGFEHQRVDLMQVVLEPGCPDTPVPHPTHQSSKTL; translated from the coding sequence ATGTCCGTCGAACAGGGAAGCGCGACCACCGACTTCGCGACCCGCCGGCACAGGGCCCTGCAACTGATCGCCCGGACCCTGCGCGGTCTCGAACAGGGACAGTTGACACTGGTCGGCCCACGCGGGGAACGGGAGCTCGTACAGGGCGCGCAGCCAGGCCGCGAGGCCATCTGGCACCTCAAGCGGCCCTGGCGAACGCTGCTGCGCATCCTGCGCCACGGGGACCTCGGCTTTGCCGAGGGCTACATCGCCGGCGACTGGAACACGCCGGACCTGAAGGGCCTGCTGCACCTGGCCACCGACAATGAGGCGGCACTGGCCGATCTCGCGGCCCGCCCCTTGGTCCAGCGCCAGCTCGACGCCCTGCGCCACTGGTGGCACCGCAACAGCCGCCGCGGCAGTCGCGCCAACATTCGCTTCCACTACGACCTCGGCAACGACTTTTATCGCCTGTGGCTGGACCCGAGCATGAGCTACTCCGCGGCCCTGTTCAGTCGCGGCGACGAGGCGCTGGAGAGCGCCCAGCAGCGCAAGTACGAGCGCCTGCTGGAGCAACTCGACGCCGCCCCCGGGTCCCACATCCTCGAGATCGGTTGCCGCTGGGGCGGCTTTGCCGAACTCGCCGCGCGACGCGGCCATCAGGTCACGGCCATTACCCTGTCGCAGGAGCAGCTCGACTACGCCCGCGAGCGGATCGAACGGGCCGGGCTATCCGCCCGTGTCAAACTGCGCCTGCAGGATTACCGCGACACCACTGGACAGTTTGACCACGTCGTGTCGATCGAGATGTTCGAGGCGGTTGGGCAGCGATGGTGGTCGAGATTCTTCGAGACCGTTCGCCGCTGCCTGCGCCCCGGCGGGCGTGCCGCATTGCAGGTCATCACCATCGACGAGAGCGCGTTCGAGTACTACCGCAACAATGCTGATTTCATCCAGCTCTATGTCTTCCCGGGCGGGATGCTGCCCTCGGTCCCCCGCTTCAACGAGGCGGCGCGCAAAGCGGGCCTCGAAGTCGGCGATCAGCGGTTCTTCGGACTGGACTATGCCGAAACCCTGCGCCGCTGGGATCGCGAGGTGCGCCAGGCCGAACCGGTCATCGAGGCACTGGGATACGCCCCCGAGTTCCTGCGCATGTGGCGCTACTACCTCGCCTACTGCGAGGTGGGGTTCGAACACCAGCGTGTGGACCTGATGCAGGTCGTCCTGGAGCCCGGATGCCCCGACACACCTGTGCCCCACCCGACCCACCAATCATCCAAGACTCTCTAG